One window from the genome of Diabrotica virgifera virgifera chromosome 6, PGI_DIABVI_V3a encodes:
- the LOC126887446 gene encoding uncharacterized protein LOC126887446 — translation MSTEVKKTLLLLNVAVVATMMKNKKKRKPRKYWVKPWLNAELGNLRLPQEFLDARDLQSFKNFLRMNEYTFLKLLEKINPRIQKKDTNFRQCIPSRTKLIITLRYLSTGETFRSLMYNYRVSESAISEFIPIVCRAIYDELKRDYLKVPCTTEEWLNISKEFEETWNLPNILGAIDGKHVIIQAQQQEGSAFYNYKKQHSIVLLGLVDANYNFLYVNVGMNGRVSDGGVYRESDLYKAVEQNVLKFPNDKPLPLRNTPVPFVFVADAAFPLSTHIMKPYPFRNMTRQERIFNYRLSRVRRVVENTFGILANRFRVLLNVNLLVPEKVKIVTLACCALHNFLRHELKTKYTGVNPERDINKKYTLACGLSAQGGNRPKKLAIEIREEFKEYVNGVGSVSWQEDMC, via the exons ATGTCAACAGAAGTAAAGAAAACATTGTTGTTACTTAATGTTGCTGTTGTAGCAACAatgatgaaaaataaaaaaaaaagaaaacctcGAAAATACTGGGTCAAACCTTGGTTGAATGCAGAACTGGGAAATTTGAGATTACCCCAAGAGTTCTTGGATGCTAGGGACCTGCAAAGTTTTAAAAACTTTCTTAGAATGAACGAGTACACTTTCCTTAAGCTCCTGGAAAAGATTAATCCACGAATTCAGAAAAAAGATACCAATTTTCGCCAGTGCATTCCATCAAGAACAAAACTAATAATAACTTTAAGGTATCTGTCAACTGGAGAAACTTTTAGATCTCTAATGTATAATTATAGAGTATCAGAGTCTGCTATATCTGAATTTATTCCAATTGTTTGTAGAGCAATTTATGATGAACTAAAGAGAGATTACTTGAAG GTACCATGTACAACAGAAGAATGGTTAAACATTTCTAAGGAGTTTGAGGAAACATGGAACTTGCCAAATATTTTGGGAGCCATTGATGGCAAACATGTGATCATACAGGCTCAGCAACAAGAAGGTTCTGCTTTTTACAATTACAAAAAGCAACATAGTATTGTTTTACTAGGTTTGGTAGATGCCAACTATAACTTCTTGTATGTAAATGTAGGCATGAATGGAAGAGTTTCAGATGGTGGTGTTTACAGAGAAAGTGACCTGTATAAAGCTGTTGAACAAAATGTACTGAAGTTTCCTAATGATAAACCTCTACCACTAAGGAATACTCCAGTACCATTTGTTTTTGTTGCTGATGCAGCATTTCCTCTGTCAACACATATAATGAAGCCATACCCCTTTAGAAACATGACGCGTCAGGAACGCATTTTTAATTATAGATTAAGCCGTGTTCGCCGTGTGGTTGAAAACACTTTTGGAATACTTGCAAATAGATTTCGTGTTCTGTTAAATGTAAACCTTTTGGTTCCAGAAAAGGTAAAAATTGTAACGTTAGCCTGTTGTGCACTGCACAACTTTTTACGACATGAGTTAAAAACCAAATATACTGGTGTCAATCCTGAGAGGGACATTAACAAAAAATACACACTGGCTTGTGGTTTGAGTGCTCAGGGTGGTAACAGGCCTAAAAAACTTGCCATTGAAATACGAGAAGAATTTAAAGAGTATGTCAATGGAGTTGGTAGTGTTTCGTGGCAAGAAGATATGTGCTAg
- the LOC126887449 gene encoding uncharacterized protein LOC126887449 gives MSKVNLKTTGKQIWTMELTKLLLILYENYPCLYDIRSSKYHNKVERIQALEDIKNNLIAHNNSITVDLIKKKIHGIRSQYFTEVNKIKKSEASGATTDDVYVPKLWFFEMASFLNESTSVTCQGESNLDDHLFNAVEGETEEADLNCSLQEDMSQSSFRDDIEYSDYENIEVVYDDPGEGPSNSCSYMATKDNRFQDTPSKKCKVNVSQTKRKHEHLDNILVETTKAIKNLQENPKPPAEESDLVLFGRYLASEMAKLDEDTADDLKAVILNELFKAKRISKDKKE, from the exons ATGTCTAAAGTTAATCTTAAAACGACTGG TAAACAAATATGGACCATGGAGTTAaccaaattattattaattttgtatgaaaattaTCCTTGCTTGTATGATATTAGGTCAAGCAAATATCATAACAAAGTTGAACGAATCCAAGCATTGgaagatattaaaaataatttaattgccCACAATAATTCAATAACAGTGGATCTTATCAAAAAGAAAATACATGGGATTAGGTCCCAATACTTTAcagaagtaaataaaattaaaaaatcagaGGCAAGTGGGGCAACCACAGATGACGTTTACGTACCAAAGCTCTGGTTTTTTGAAATGGCATCTTTTTTAAACGAAAGTACAAGCGTAACGTGCCAGGGTGAATCGAATTTGGATGACCATCTCTTTAATGCTGTAGAGGGTGAGACCGAGGAAGCAGATTTAAACTGCAGCTTACAGGAAGATATGTCCCAGTCAAGCTTTAGAGATGACATTGAG TATTCTGACTATGAAAATATTGAAGTAGTTTATGATGACCCAGGAGAGGGGCCTAGCAATTCCTGTTCATATATGGCTACTAAAGACAATAGGTTCCAGGatacaccatccaaaaagtgtaaAGTAAATGTTTCACAAACAAAAAGAAAACATGAACACTTGGATAACATTTTGGTGGAAACCACAAAAGCAATTAAGAACTTACAAGAGAACCCAAAACCTCCAGCAGAAGAAAGTGACCTAGTGTTATTTGGCAG atattTGGCATCCGAAATGGCCAAATTAGATGAGGACACTGCTGATGATTTGAAGGCAGTCATTTTAAACGAATTATTTAAAGCAAAACGGATTTCTAAAGATAAAAAAGAATAG